From the Lathyrus oleraceus cultivar Zhongwan6 chromosome 4, CAAS_Psat_ZW6_1.0, whole genome shotgun sequence genome, one window contains:
- the LOC127137387 gene encoding uncharacterized protein LOC127137387 produces MLETQISQVAQQQAASTTPGGSFYGQPQTNPKDPRLNNKPKPQEGNVVTTSEKQAVEKLVEPVKPREEEVKDKKEVNGSQVYVLLPPYKPLVPYRQILKQTKQYTQYKKFVKVFEKLHVEIPFTKVITQIPSYAKFLKDILTNKSNLDDPKPLECNAIAENKVAKKEKDLERFSIPCVLGRHVIDKALLDLCASVSMMPLAVCNRLNLRDIQLTRMPLQLVDRSVKYPISMLEDIPDWIGQLYISIDVFVMDIKEDEDILILIGRPFLSTVGAIIDVKRVKMTFEVGDEKVEFIISKFLKATAIDASCCAIHIVDECIRELDKESPTETIKLPSTPIMEDDGFKSMTLYMDDSLYECLALT; encoded by the exons ATGTTGGAAACCCAAATCTCTCAAGTAGCACAGCAACAAGCTGCTTCGACTACACCAGGAGGATCATTTTATGGACAACCTCAAACTAACCCTAAAG ATCCTAGGTTAAACAACAAGCCAAAGCCACAGGAAGGAAACGTTGTGACTACATCGGAAAAACAAGCAGTAGAAAAACTAGTAGAACCAGTGAAACCAAGAGAAGAAGAAGTTAAAGATAAAAAAGAAGTGAATGGTAGTCAAGTCTATGTACTACTCCCTCCTTATAAACCCCTGGTTCCTTATCGGCAAATACTTAAACAAACTAAACAATATACCCAATATAAGAAGTTCGTGAAGGTATTTGAGAAACTTCATGTCGAAATACCTTTCACTAAGGTTATTACCCAAATACCATCATACGCTAAATTCCTGAAAGACATCTTAACAAACAAGAGCAATCTTGACGATCCCAAACCTTTAGAGTGCAACGCAATTGCTGAGAACAAAGTAGCCAAGAAGGAGAAAGATCTCGAAAGGTTTTCGATACCATGTGTTCTAGGAAGACATGTTATTGACAAAGCACTACTGGATTTATGCGCAAGTGTAAGTATGATGCCTTTAGCTGTCTGCAATAGACTAAACCTGAGAGATATTCAACTAACTAGGATGCCCCTTCAACTGGTTGATCGATCAGTTAAGTACCCGATCAGTATGTTAGAAGATATTCCAGATTGGATTGGTCAACTTTACATCTCAATCGACGTTTTTGTaatggacatcaaagaagacgAAGATATCCTTATTCTTATAGGTAGACCTTTCTTATCAACTGTtggagccataatagatgtcaaaagaGTAAAAATGACTTTCGAAGTAGGTGACGAGAAAGTCGAGTTTATAATATCCAAGTTTCTAAAAGCAACTGCCATTGATGCCTCGTGTTGTGCCATCCACATTGTTGATGAGTGCATAAGAGAGTTGGATAAGGAATCACCTACCGAAACAATAAAACTTCCCTCGACACCCATAATGGAAGACGATGGATTTAAATCAATGACACTGTATATGGATGACAGTCTTTACGAATGCCTAGCACTCACCTAG